The Chitinophaga pinensis DSM 2588 region ACAAAAACACAAAGATCATAATAGCGGATGCCGCAGATACCAGCCGTAAATGGAACGCTGTAGTTAATAACGTGTTTATTGATTACAGTAGCCTTCGCATTGATGGAAGTCCTGATCAGGACCGTGCGCATAAGGCCTTTGTAGAAGGACTGATGAGTGGCCGGATCCTGCTTGAACTGAACAATAGTAATGGTCATCCTGCTGAGATGGCTAAACTGCTGGATGAAATAGAGAGCAAAGCAAGCGGTCATTTCGAATTCCAGACTGCCGCAGGAGAGAACGGACGCAGTGCAGATTATACCCTGCATATCCGTGCAGGAGAGGCTGTGATCACACGTGCCAATGATCCTTATCGTCCGGTAGTACGTCCGCTGGATCTCCTGAAAGATAATGGCAACCTGGAACTGGTGGAAACACTGAAGCATATTTCCCAGTGGCATTTTATTAAAGAATTACAGAACAGCAGTATTCCTCCCGGCTTTCCTGAGCAACCCCTGCGTATCGAACTGACCCGCCTGTATACGGATGGTTGTCGTGAGAAACTGGATATTTCTTCCGGAAGGGCCACCTTCAATTTTGAAGAAAGTGCAGATCTCTGGGAAGGTGCTATGGAAATAAAACTGACCAATACCACTAATCAAAACTTATATGTAGCTGCGCTTTACCTGGGTATACAGTTCAGCAGTTACCTGGATTACCAGGTACAATCACCCTGGCTGCTGGAACCAGGTAAGTTTATCATCATGGCTAAAAAAGGGAAAGACCGGATTATTATCCGCCAGGATGATTTTGTAAGAGAATATAACTGGCCACTGAGCATAGAGACCCTGAAGCTCATTGCCAGCACAGAAGAATTTAATGTGAAGGCATTGGGACTGGGTAATCTGCCTGCGCCGTATGTACTGGCAGACAGAGACCGCGGAATATTGAGAGGCGGAATGGAAGTAACCCGTGGCGCAGTGATGGAGGACGAAACACCTGCAGTCTTCAATGGCTGGATCACACAAACGCTCACACTGGTGTTTAATAACCCGGCGTTCAATCGTATTGACAGTGAGATCCTGAAACAACTGATGGACTACGAAGAGACTTCTTACTTCGCCGCAGGGCTTTATTATGACCTTGTGCCTGACGAGAACGGACAGCCGACCCAGCTGAAACTGAAACCGGAAATAAAACTACCGGAAGAAGAAAGAGGTATCTGGGGCGATGTGGTATTATGGGCGGCGAATACCATAGAAACCCGTCAGCGGAGAAGATTGTATAACCGCCTGAAGAAAACAGACCGGCTCCGTATCGTTGCAGAGGGCGATTCCTGGTTCCAGTACCCTATCCGTTTACTGGATACCCTTGATCACCTGTATAAGCTGTATGCGATCCGTAGCTTCGCAGAAGCAGGCGATACCCTGGAGCACTATCTGAAAGAAAAAGAATACCTCAACGCCATCAAAGATGAACAGGCCCAGATATTCCTGGTGAGCGGTGGTGGTAATGATATACTCGGGTCACAGTTCCAGCAGTTCCTGCGGGATACACCGGCAGAAGATGATATCACGCCGGGCCGCTATCTCAAAGGTGCTTTCAATGACAAACTGGACGACCTGGAAAGATGGTATAAGGATATGTTCACAGAACTGCACAACCGTTATCCTAACCTGCGCATACTGGTGCATAGCTATGACTATATCATACCGGTGGATACGGATCTGCAGCCAAAGAAAACCAGCTGGCTGGGTAAATACATGATCCTGAAACATATGAATCCACAGGCGGAAAGAGAATCCGTGATTAAGTTTATTGTCGACGAATTCAACAAACGGCTACAGAAAGTAGCGGCTGCATTCCCTGGCGTAGTATATTATGTCAATGTGAGAGATATTGTGGCGCGTGATTCCTGGTATGACGAAATTCATCCTACCAATGAAGGTTTCGGATTGGTAGCCGATAAGTTTGTCGACATTATTGAAACACTGAGAAATGACCTGCAGCCATTTGCAGAAGCGGTAGCCGTGTCTGCCGAGTCCTGAGAGGATTGTTTTGTTCACTATAAAAATGAGGGTGTAGCCGTTTTATCGGTACACCCTCGTTGTTTATACAGCGATGCTGTTTATTGATTGGATTTGATGAGTTTGAAAGTCTGATCTTTGATCCTGATGATATAAAGACCTTTTGGAATGCGGCTGATATCTATGGTATTGATACCCGCATCCAGTTTGCCGGTCTGAATCATTTTGCCCTGAAGATCCGTCAGACTGTAAATGTCTTTCGTTTTACTCTGGATCTTTACCCAGTCATTGGCAGGGTTCGGATAGAGGATAGGTGCTGTTACATCGGTCTTCAGTTCAGCTTTGCTGGCCAGCGTATTGTCGGCGACCAAAGGCGCTGCTCCGGTAGCTGCTGTACCACATACTTCCAGCTCGTAAATAGAGTAACCCCATTGCGTATTCCTGGCTGTACCATCCATACGGATATAACGGTAGTTGCCATTCAGGTTGTCAATGATGTCAGTCCTGTTGCCCGTAGGCATATTGGTTTTCGTAGCTATCGGCAACCAGGTATTACCATCTAAAGATCCGGTCAGAGTGTAGTTCTTCGCATTGGCTACTTCCCAGGAGATACTGATCTTATTCACGGTGGAAATCACAGCCAGATCAACTGTTAGTTGCTGCGGATCTGTAAAGGCGCTTTCCCAACGGGAGCCCAGACTACCATCAACAGCCAGTGCCGCATTACCGGAAGTGGCAGTAGCGGTGGCCGGTAACAGACCGTAACAACCTGTTGGCTGTTGTCCGGTAGTGGGCAGGGTAGGATAGGTCACCAGGGTTCTGGCAGGCACATTGAAAGAAGCTACGATCGCTCCGGCAGCATTGTACACATTACAGGTTTTTGCGCTTGCAGCAGGATTATATGCTACTGCGTAACTGAAGGCGCCGTTCTTTTCGAATACGCTGCTGGAAGGGAAATTGGTACGGAAGTTAAAGGAGAAAAAACCCAGGTTCTGATTTGCATGGGTGTAGAAGTAAGTCATACCTGCTACTTCGTAATCCATGATATACCTGGTGTCAGTAGGCGCCAGGGCCAGGTTATTGGCCATGAAACCAGCTGCATATTTAGGGTCGAATAACTGACGGAAACCGAGTGCCACATGGGCCCAGTCGTCACCAAAATCAGTTTCGCTGGTATGTCCGTCTATCGCTGCTGATTCCGTCATCATATCACTATATTCTCTTTTCGCCCAGGTGGTATCCTTCGCCAGGTATTTGAAACCCGGATTAACCGGCAGGTATTGTATACCGTGGATGTGTACGGGACTGGCGCTGAAATAAGTGCCATAAGCAAAACCCTGATTGGAAAGAATGCCTACTATGTTGTGCGGATAGGCTGCCGGCAGGTTCCTGTTTTTCCAGTCAAACCAATATTCCAGTGTGGCATACGCTTCGCTGATATAACCGAAAGCACCGGCATCGCGGATGGCTTCATCATTCAGCATGTCGCCAAGGAGGAACAGTCCGATCCATGATTGCATCGCTTCTGAAGTAGACTCCTGGTTATTGCCGGTAGACGAACTGGTACCGCCCGCATAACTATGTCCGATCCATGGATCGAATGTTCTGAAGAAAGGCAGGAAATTGTCCGTTCTGTCCCAGTTGGCGTATTGTTTAGCCACCAGTTTGATCATCGGACCATATTGTGTCAGGAAATCCGGATCTGTCATACCATATAATGCGCAGGCATAGATCAGGTAACCATAGTGGAAATGATTGTCCGTAAATTCGGCAGAACCATAAGATTCATTAAAACCAACAATAGCGCCCCATCTGTCATAACGGGCGAAGAATTTCTCCGTTTCACCCGGGGTATAGGTCAGCCAGTTGACCAGGCTCTCTCTTGTTTTAGCTTTCAGTGACTGGTAAGCCTGGTGATTCAGTTCCTTTGCCATGAGCGTGTATTTGGCATAGTTGACCAGGTCTTTACCACCCCAGTAGGTATCGCCGCCATAACCGGTTTTCTTAGAGAAGCGGGTCAGCATGTCAAACATGGCGTTGGCGTTGTAAGGACTGGCATCTGCCGCGTTCCGGTAAGGTGAATTATAAGTAGGCAGGATACCATTAAAATCATACGTGAATGAGAAGGTCTTTCCGATAGCCGTTTTCATAGATCCTCTGGGCGTT contains the following coding sequences:
- a CDS encoding glycosyl hydrolase; protein product: MKSLYLSAILLAAAALQTHAQTPVSVGAGSYASFPPASENTIDGNNDGKGDLYQFVYDRPIYVAADKMNKPIPTNDWWTDLVVSQYGGLMWAYPLVADPEDYGVKMYYPNSFVADGSNIAYGGSMMIKAAGYTPSKAIAKDWSDWGLVMSLPDSLHNKNMDVTMAHGIPFMWLETQGINPEFSFDRGASYLTQSGSAIQFPTSNSFVIQTDGRYFGIHLSGSTTAELQGQQYVRIDLGSVQTITKVKLNWETAFAKGYAIQVSSNGTTWSTVASEVNGNGGLDSLSFNTSGRYIKLALGEKGSIYAYSLWEMEVFNGATLLSRNKPVEVSSVEAAFAGANVNDGNTGTRWASDGSAAERLVLNTGNGNAYFVVSALPAPGDLPTYETYAFNKVTNTAVGYDYDANAGKVYVNWNITTANLKGQAAGNTIQGFLPHLYQNAANSIAFTAVNYVTPRGSMKTAIGKTFSFTYDFNGILPTYNSPYRNAADASPYNANAMFDMLTRFSKKTGYGGDTYWGGKDLVNYAKYTLMAKELNHQAYQSLKAKTRESLVNWLTYTPGETEKFFARYDRWGAIVGFNESYGSAEFTDNHFHYGYLIYACALYGMTDPDFLTQYGPMIKLVAKQYANWDRTDNFLPFFRTFDPWIGHSYAGGTSSSTGNNQESTSEAMQSWIGLFLLGDMLNDEAIRDAGAFGYISEAYATLEYWFDWKNRNLPAAYPHNIVGILSNQGFAYGTYFSASPVHIHGIQYLPVNPGFKYLAKDTTWAKREYSDMMTESAAIDGHTSETDFGDDWAHVALGFRQLFDPKYAAGFMANNLALAPTDTRYIMDYEVAGMTYFYTHANQNLGFFSFNFRTNFPSSSVFEKNGAFSYAVAYNPAASAKTCNVYNAAGAIVASFNVPARTLVTYPTLPTTGQQPTGCYGLLPATATATSGNAALAVDGSLGSRWESAFTDPQQLTVDLAVISTVNKISISWEVANAKNYTLTGSLDGNTWLPIATKTNMPTGNRTDIIDNLNGNYRYIRMDGTARNTQWGYSIYELEVCGTAATGAAPLVADNTLASKAELKTDVTAPILYPNPANDWVKIQSKTKDIYSLTDLQGKMIQTGKLDAGINTIDISRIPKGLYIIRIKDQTFKLIKSNQ
- a CDS encoding caspase family protein — translated: MRYDSLPQIEARFKSEAASLLTPFSLQVPNEQLFLKGQLYKPGRSNYFYPATHNKERIVLHFTAGNLRSDMQSLTTQDRHVSVPFVIARDGTIYQLFPSANWSGHIGPGLGNQGTQNAQDKVSIGIELSNYAYLVPHDGVLETIYSRQPVNGKPGPVDEYCALSNSAAYIKINQPFRDQVYYAAYTPEQIESTIILLRYLTAKYNIPRQFLPADKRYTTTNDVLTFKGIVSHINYRASGKWDIGPAFDWNTLISGVTAAEFTPATTARSLSFAARELSPAVTSEAGINAQFADTTGVEEGAPEATDNEGYNPLNYEGNAKKDITQPSGKVYALLAGINEYDRVRKLSGCLHDVQQVESYLKNRTPFDCRIVKLTDAAATRAGMVKAFEEHLGNAGKGDTILVYYSGHGTQEDAAPIWDETDGKLECLVCYDGGAEKAADFLLTDKELRYMLAKLYEKTGAHIVTIFDCCHSGDNTRGRLVDTAYKNDKVNKRMVKDTSRYSGAFPQREWTEFIFGDVIKEEDIKGRKPDEFLPEGIHIQMAACESNQSAVEVNGEGVFTKKLLGALDACTGNVSYNELSSRIRQYLRFSFEQTPKIYVSGNMDELLALGFLNRSLSDQTTIGEVTYNTKGWQLNLGAIHGVDKNTKIIIADAADTSRKWNAVVNNVFIDYSSLRIDGSPDQDRAHKAFVEGLMSGRILLELNNSNGHPAEMAKLLDEIESKASGHFEFQTAAGENGRSADYTLHIRAGEAVITRANDPYRPVVRPLDLLKDNGNLELVETLKHISQWHFIKELQNSSIPPGFPEQPLRIELTRLYTDGCREKLDISSGRATFNFEESADLWEGAMEIKLTNTTNQNLYVAALYLGIQFSSYLDYQVQSPWLLEPGKFIIMAKKGKDRIIIRQDDFVREYNWPLSIETLKLIASTEEFNVKALGLGNLPAPYVLADRDRGILRGGMEVTRGAVMEDETPAVFNGWITQTLTLVFNNPAFNRIDSEILKQLMDYEETSYFAAGLYYDLVPDENGQPTQLKLKPEIKLPEEERGIWGDVVLWAANTIETRQRRRLYNRLKKTDRLRIVAEGDSWFQYPIRLLDTLDHLYKLYAIRSFAEAGDTLEHYLKEKEYLNAIKDEQAQIFLVSGGGNDILGSQFQQFLRDTPAEDDITPGRYLKGAFNDKLDDLERWYKDMFTELHNRYPNLRILVHSYDYIIPVDTDLQPKKTSWLGKYMILKHMNPQAERESVIKFIVDEFNKRLQKVAAAFPGVVYYVNVRDIVARDSWYDEIHPTNEGFGLVADKFVDIIETLRNDLQPFAEAVAVSAES